The DNA region GCATGAcctggctgtgggaagaagaagagaatttcAGGAAGAGAGAATATCACGTGCCCAGATTGGCTTAAATGTAGAACAGAAAACAGGCCAGATGTCTAGTGTGTGGtcaaaaaaggggaaagagggCTCAAGGTCAGAGAGGTAGGCTGGAATCAAGGGCATCCATGATATAAACAGTGGCAAAGACTTTGGATTTCATTCAAAGTGAAATAAGAAGTCATTGTAGTTGATCAGATTCATGTTTATAAGAATGCTCTGGTGAATGAATTGTAGAGGAGAAGGGGAATCAGGGAGACAGACCAGTTTGGAGTCTAGTGCGTTAGTCCAGGTGAGAGCTTAGTGGCTAATTGGAGTAGGGTGGTGGTAGTAGACGAAGAGAAAAGAGGACAGGTGCGAGAAGTTTAGAAACGAGGGATAAAAAACAATCTCTGATGAATTTTTCATTCTAATTTATAATGTATCCATGTGTAGAAGCTAAAAACCCCCACAGTCTTTGTCTCGGGTGTGTTATGGTCAATGGTTTGCTGGATCCAGGCCACATAGGCTTGCCAGGGCAATTCTGCACATCTCTTCCCAACTCTGCATTCAGTGCCATTGCACAGGCAGCTCAAAATAGCCAGagtgggagtatttacactgTGGGAGTATTTACACTGTGGGAGTTGACAAGTGCCACAAATCAGGACTTAACAGATTGGACATTGGGggtaggaagggaggaagaaagctggttgttaaacatttaccagcacaccattgttctttttttctataactcaactttcttcattttagagccTCCATTTCCACCGATCACAAAAATACATCAGCTAAGCGTATCCTGGAAAACTCAGTTTGATGATCACTGTCTCAGCCACTCCATATTTGTAATTCAGTTAATTCAGGGACCCTCCCACTTCTTCCCAGGCATCATCTGGGTGCATGGGAATGGGATCAAAATAGGCACTGGGTTCGTGATTTTTTCATCCATTTTGGCCCTCTGTAGTACGTCACATCCCTGGTCCTTAATATCACTCTTAGCAGCATTGCTTCTTGCCTTTTGGTAGTGGAATTCATGCACCCATTATTCTTCTGACAGAAGTGTAGCTGGTGTGGGATCTTATTATCAGGGACCATACAAACGCTTAccctttttcttttactcttctaaagcccctcccccatcttgATTCAACCCCTCCTCCCTGAGTGATGAGTATTTCCCCTAAATCTTTGAGTAAGATTGATGCTCAAGGCTTCTTTCTTCAACTAAGGCTTCTTATATTCTCTAGCCAATTGCTGTGCCTTCCAAGGGAGCTGAGAGCCCCCGATCAAGAAGTATACTCTTAAAGGATAACTAGAATTTAAGCAGATTGGAAATGGTAGAGATTGAGAGTCAAGGGACTGCAAGCTGGGCTGGAATTTAGTGACTAGAGGAGCAGGTAGGGGAGTTATATCAGGTAAGCCTAGACAGATTGACAGGGAGCAAATTATGGAAGACTTTGGATGCCATGAGAAAAAGTTAGGGCtcattttgtaaaaagaaaactgtattaAAGATTTGAGAGTAATATAATCCAATTAATGTTTGGGAAGCTAAATGGTTAGGGTGGATTGGAAGAGCGAGAGCCTGCGAACAAGGATGAAGCTTTGGAGCAGATCAGAGGTAGAATCATCGTGTCTGAAATTGTGTCAGTTAAAATGGCAAAGCAAGGAGGATGTCAAGAAGAACGGTGAAGGTCAACTGGACTCAGTGGATAGTTTTAATTTGGAAGACTCTTGTAATGTGTGTCGAAGCAGGCTTAGCAAGCGAACATCAATTGCGCTAACGTCTTAATGTGTCTTTCTTCCCAGatgtatttgcattttaacattCCTTCACCCCCCAAATTTCAGACTTTGGCAGCTACTTGATTTCATCTTCCATTTTAGCATTTAGATAATGTTGAATTGGGAAAGGCTGCTTCTACCACCTTAAAACCTATGTAACTAAAAAGCTAGGCTGCTAAAAGATAAATATGTAAGTAAATTATTATGAAACTCAGTGACTGACAAATATCATCACAAGAGATGCTGTTTAGACAGTTAGGAAAATACCTGAGttgtttatttcaaaatgtagCAAAAGAAAGGCAGCAAACAGGAAGTTGCAATTCTGATTCTTGTTATATTTTAGAATCctgatttattctttcttaacTTTCAGGTGTGTCCAGTGTGGATGCTGAGGAGgccattttttatccttttaaacaTGATCCTGATTTCCAAATTTGGGGCAAGATGGTTTCCTAAAACTCTGCCCTGCGATGTCAGTCAGGATGTTCCAAATGACCAGGTGATTGTGGATTGCACAGACAAGCATTTGACAGAAATTCCCAGAGGTATTCCCACCAACACCACTAACCTCACGCTCACCATTAATCACAtaccagacatctctccagcctCCTTCCACCAGCTAGAGAAGCTGGTGGAGATCGATTTCAGATGCAACTGTGTACCTATTCGGCTGGGGCCGAAAGACAACATTTGCACCAGGAGGCTGCAGATTAAACCCAGAAGCTTTAGTGGACTCACTTACTTAAAATCCCTTTACCTGGATGGAAATCAGCTTGTAGAAATTCCGCGGGGCCTTCCTTCCAGCTTACAGCTGCTAAGCCTTGAAGCCAACAACATCTTTTCGATCAACACGAACAATTTAACAGAACTGGCCAATTTAGAGAAGCTCTACCTGGGCCAAAACTGTTATTATCGCAACCCTTGtaatgtttcatttttcattgaAAAAGACGCTTTCCAAAAACTGCTCAATTTAAAATTGCTCTCCCTAAAGGATAACAATATCACCGCTGTCCCCACGATTTTGCCATCTACTTTAACAGAGCTCGATCTTCATAACAACATCATTGCAAAAATCAAAGACGATGATTTCAGTAACCTCAGCCAACTGCAAACTCTTGACCTGAGTGGAAACTGCCCTCGTTGTTATAACGTCCCATTTCCTTGTACACCCTGTGAAAATAATTCTCCCCTCCAGATCTTTGAAAATGCTTTTGATGCGTTGACAGAATTACAAGTGTTACGTCTACACAGTAACTCTCTTCAGCATGTGCCCCAAGAATGGTTTAAAAACCTTAACAAACTTAAGGAACTAGATCTCTCCCAGAACTTCTTGGCCAGAGAAATCGAGGAAGCCAAATTTTTGAGTTTTCTGCACAACCTTGTCCAACTGGATCTGTCTTTCAATTATGAACTTCAGGTCTATCGTGCGTATATGAAGCTCTCAGATACATTTTCTTCCCTGAAAAACCTAAAAGTTTTGCGGATCAAAGGATACGTCTTTAAGGAGCTGGAATTCAGTAATCTCTCCCCATTACTTTCTCTTCCCAATCTTGAAGTTCTTGATCTTGGCACTAACTTTATAAAAATTGCTAACCTCAGCATATTTGAACAATTTAAAACATTGAAAGTGATAGATCTTTCAGTGAATAAAATATCACCTTCGGGAGACTCAAGTGAAGTTGGCTTCTGTTCTAACCCCGGAACTCCGTTCGGAGCTCACGGGCGCCAAGTCTTTGAAGCATTACATTATTTCAGATATGATGAGGATGCAAGGAGTTGCAGATTTAAAACCAAAGAAACGCCTTCTTACTTGCGTTTTGATGAAGATTGTTACGCATATGGGCCGACCTTGGACCTAAGTAGAAATAGTATCTTTTTTGTCAAGCCCTCTGATTTTCagcatctttctttcctcagatGCCTGAACTTGTCAGGAAATAGCATTGGCCAAACTCTTAATGGCAGCGAATTTCAGCCTTTAGGGGAGTTAAGATATTTGGACTACTCTAACAACCGGCTTGATCTACTCTACTCAACGGCATTTGAAGGGCTTTGCAACCTGGAAGTTCTAGACATAAGTAGTAACAGCCATTATTTTCAATCAGAAGGAATTACTCACATGTTAAACTTTACCAAGAACCTAAAATTTCTCAAGAAACTGATGATGAACAACAATGACATCTCTACCTCTTCTAGCAGGACCATGGAGAGCGAATCTCTTAGAACTCTGGAATTTAGAGGAAATCATTTGGATGTTTTATGGAGAGATGGTGATGACAGATACTTAAATTTCTTCAAGAATCTGATAAACTTAGAGGAATTAGATCTCTCTAAAAATTCCCTAAGTTTCTTGCCTCCTGGAGTATTTGATGGTATGCCTCCACATCTAAAGACTCTCATTTTGGTCAAAAATGGGCTCAAGTCTTTCAACTGGGGGAAACTTCAGTATCTGAAGAATCTAGAAACTTTGGACCTCAGTTACAACCAGCTGAAGACGGTCCCTGAGAGATTATCCAACTGTTCCAGGAGCCTCAAGAAACTAATTCTTCACAATAATCAAATCAGACTCCTGACAAAGTACTTTCTGCAAGGTGCTTTCCAGTTGCGATATTTGGACCTCAGCTCAAATAAAATTCAGGTTATCCAAAAGACTAGCTTTCCAGAAGACATCCTCAACAATCTGGAGATGTTGCTTTTGCATCATAATCGGTTTTTGTGCACCTGTGATGCTGTGTGGTTTGTCTGGTGGGTTAACCATACAGAGGTGACTATTCCTCACTTAGCCACCGATGTAACTTGTGTGGGGCCAGGAGCACACAAGGGCCAAAGTGTGGTCTCTCTGGATCTGTATACCTGTGAGTTAAATCTGACGAACttgattttgttctttctctccatATCAGCTACTCTCTTTCTTATGGTTGTGATGACAGTGAGCCACCTCTATTTCTGGGATGTGTGGTATAGTTACCATTTCTGTAAGGCCAAAATAAAGGGGTATCAACGCCTGATATCCCCGGACTCTTGCTATGATGCTTTCATTGTGTATGACACTAAAGATCCAGCAGTGACTGAGTGGGTTTTGGATGAGCTGGTGGCCAAATTGGAAGACCcaagagagaaacattttaatttatgccTCGAGGAAAGGGACTGGTTACCAGGGCAGCCAGTGCTGGAAAACCTGTCCCAGAGCATACAGCTTAGCAAAAAGACGGTGTTTGTGATGACAGACAAGTATGCAAAGACTGAGAATTTTAAGATAGCATTTTACTTGTCCCATCAGAGGCTCATGGATGAAAAAGTGGATGTAATTATCTTGATATTCCTTGAGAAGCCCTTTCAGAAGTCCAAGTTCCTCCAGCTCCGGAAGCGGCTCTGCGGGAGCTCCGTCCTTGAGTGGCCCTCAAACCCACAAGCTCACCCGTATTTCTGGCAGTGTCTAAAAAATGCCCTGGCCACAGACAATCACATGACCTACAGCCGAGTGTTCAAAGAGACAGTCTAGCTCTTCGCAAACTGTGACTGCCTAACTTAGGAAGAGGAAGCTTGGCTGCTGACATTTTCTCCAAGATGTCTCACAAGAGTGGTTTTAAATTCTCTAATACTCGGCATGGCCAACATCAGAAAGGTGTCGCCAGTATATGACGAAGACATTAGAAAAAGGGGATTTGTATAATGTGTCGAGTCATCATTcttatctctctgtgcctccgttGGCGCCCGACCCCCTTCCTTCTGCTCCTGTATAAAATCCaattgggagagggaagggtagcaTTAGAGATGGATCTTTGCTTCTGCTGTAATTGTGATTACTAAATAGACACACAACCATGAGATTAAGAACGCACTTCCAGCCTTGAGAAGTACTGGTATGTATATAAATAGGGTAAAAAAATGCACGGGGTCTGTCTATATGACATCAAAATGTACCAGTTAATTAATGAAATGAAGACCCAGTTAACGCCTCAACTAATTACTTCAGTGTCACCTAGCGACCCCTCTGCAGACTGAGTATCAGCACACAACAGGCGGTGGCTGCCTGTTGAAACGCACTTGCTCTTTGCCCTTGGCCCTGTTGCTGGGTTCCCTGGGGAATAGTGAGAACCGTGTTTACCACTGATAGGCGCGGTCTGTTtacaaatggaaaacaaataaaaatgatctgCTTTTATACAGAGCTCTTGACCTTTGATAATAATTTCCCTGCTTACGGAGGGAGCGTATGGAGTTTTTGTTTGCTCCCCCTAAAAtgcatatgttgaaaccctagccctcaatgtgatggtgttaggaggcggggcctttgggaggtgatcagGCCCTGAAACTCGAGTCTCCATGATAGGATTTGTGCCCTGATAAGAAGAAGCCACAGAACTAGCTTGAGGTTCTCCCACCATGTGCGGATATGAAGAGAAGTCAACAGTCTGCAACCCAGAAGAGGGTCCTTACCAGAACCGGACCGCAATGGCCCTCTGACCTGggctttccagcctccagaactgtgagaaatcagTGCTTGCTGTTTAAgccccccagtctgtggtattttattatagcTGCCCAAGCTGTGTTGCAAAGTACTCTATCCAAAGTAAAATTGCCTCATACAACATTCTTTCAAACTGCATTGTTAATTAATACTGTATATTTATAAGTATTTGCAAACTTGATCCATCAACATTAGGTGGTTTTGGTGGTAAGCTCTAAAAGAGGACCCAAGAGCATGTACTTATTTATACTCAGCAGGCAGGAATGACAATGACATGTCTTCCTTTAAATTTGGGGGGGGATAGGGGGAgggaaaactgaggtttagaggCCATAGCACTGAGAAAGCTTCAACCTTAACCTTCGGCTTTGCCTCTCAAAAACAACAGAGAGGACCAAGACATTCTGAAGATGCACATACTTTTAACTGGGTTGAAATTCACATGAGTTCATTAGTTGGGAGATGTATTTTCTTCATAGATGGAAATGTCAAAGGTTTAACTTCTAAGTATGGTCGTAAATACAATATATAGTATATGAATTATTTCCAAAGGACATGCGACTGACTGATTGCTAAGGGTCACGAATTCCCGAATTAATCCCTAGGATGAATAGAAAGATGGTTAAGTTGCTAGAGCCAACCATCTCTAAGGGAACTTGGAAGGACACAGCCTTTAAAGTTGCTATTTGACAACTTCTGGATTTAATGGATGCCTTCCTCCTTCAGTGAAAACAGAGGTAAGGACCTAGAAAATTGCCTTTTGGCCATCATTTTCTTCcataaaacaaatacataaagcTGCAGCTCTTTTGGCCATTTTTAAACCAAAAAGCACTGGAAGACAACTTGAACATCTTCTGAAATGTATCAAGAGGAAGGGAAACTGAAAACAATGCAACTTAGGAACCACAGTGTATTGTGACATGAGGTTATAAGAACAGCGGTTTGTTGCAGGAAACGACCAAAAGCACATGAACAGATGGTTTTAGTTTTAATTCCCTTGTAATCTTGACAGGTCACTCTTTGAATCTTCTCAGGACCCTCTGGAGTTCTGATCTCCCAGTGCCACTCATAGATGGCTCAGATCCAAAGCCACCGACTCCGGCTGCCGGGAGAGCGACTGCCAGGCAGCGGCTGAGCTCTGGGCTTCGTGCTTCTCCGCCAATCGCTTCTGCTCGGGAAGCAGCTCCTGGTTCTCCGTAACTCCCATTCCCACCAAGGCTTGGCTCCCGCCCCTCCTAAACCCTGAACCTGGCCAGGGGGTGTCCTTCCTCCTCAGATACTGCACCTCAGTAAGACTTGGGCATTTTCAGGATCCAAGACAAGGGAGGCATCAGGCAGGACAAA from Saccopteryx leptura isolate mSacLep1 chromosome X, mSacLep1_pri_phased_curated, whole genome shotgun sequence includes:
- the TLR7 gene encoding toll-like receptor 7, translated to MVCPVWMLRRPFFILLNMILISKFGARWFPKTLPCDVSQDVPNDQVIVDCTDKHLTEIPRGIPTNTTNLTLTINHIPDISPASFHQLEKLVEIDFRCNCVPIRLGPKDNICTRRLQIKPRSFSGLTYLKSLYLDGNQLVEIPRGLPSSLQLLSLEANNIFSINTNNLTELANLEKLYLGQNCYYRNPCNVSFFIEKDAFQKLLNLKLLSLKDNNITAVPTILPSTLTELDLHNNIIAKIKDDDFSNLSQLQTLDLSGNCPRCYNVPFPCTPCENNSPLQIFENAFDALTELQVLRLHSNSLQHVPQEWFKNLNKLKELDLSQNFLAREIEEAKFLSFLHNLVQLDLSFNYELQVYRAYMKLSDTFSSLKNLKVLRIKGYVFKELEFSNLSPLLSLPNLEVLDLGTNFIKIANLSIFEQFKTLKVIDLSVNKISPSGDSSEVGFCSNPGTPFGAHGRQVFEALHYFRYDEDARSCRFKTKETPSYLRFDEDCYAYGPTLDLSRNSIFFVKPSDFQHLSFLRCLNLSGNSIGQTLNGSEFQPLGELRYLDYSNNRLDLLYSTAFEGLCNLEVLDISSNSHYFQSEGITHMLNFTKNLKFLKKLMMNNNDISTSSSRTMESESLRTLEFRGNHLDVLWRDGDDRYLNFFKNLINLEELDLSKNSLSFLPPGVFDGMPPHLKTLILVKNGLKSFNWGKLQYLKNLETLDLSYNQLKTVPERLSNCSRSLKKLILHNNQIRLLTKYFLQGAFQLRYLDLSSNKIQVIQKTSFPEDILNNLEMLLLHHNRFLCTCDAVWFVWWVNHTEVTIPHLATDVTCVGPGAHKGQSVVSLDLYTCELNLTNLILFFLSISATLFLMVVMTVSHLYFWDVWYSYHFCKAKIKGYQRLISPDSCYDAFIVYDTKDPAVTEWVLDELVAKLEDPREKHFNLCLEERDWLPGQPVLENLSQSIQLSKKTVFVMTDKYAKTENFKIAFYLSHQRLMDEKVDVIILIFLEKPFQKSKFLQLRKRLCGSSVLEWPSNPQAHPYFWQCLKNALATDNHMTYSRVFKETV